A section of the Blastocatellia bacterium genome encodes:
- the rsfS gene encoding ribosome silencing factor, which translates to MSRKAINEDAVERPARLETEEAVMLAAHAASDRKAADMVILDLRDVAQFTEYFLICTANNSRQVQAVTDAIEENLRQAGKRPSHIEGYTAAEWVLLDYGDFIAHVFSPASRRFYDLERLWRDAKQVPLPADLKP; encoded by the coding sequence ATGAGTCGTAAAGCAATCAACGAAGACGCCGTCGAGCGACCGGCGCGGCTGGAAACCGAAGAGGCCGTGATGCTGGCCGCGCACGCCGCCAGCGACCGCAAGGCCGCCGATATGGTCATCCTCGACCTGCGCGACGTGGCGCAATTCACCGAGTATTTTCTGATCTGCACGGCAAACAACTCGCGCCAGGTGCAGGCCGTCACCGACGCCATCGAAGAGAACCTGCGCCAGGCCGGCAAGCGCCCCTCGCATATCGAAGGCTACACGGCGGCTGAATGGGTGCTGCTCGATTACGGCGACTTTATCGCCCACGTCTTCAGCCCGGCGTCGCGGCGCTTTTACGATCTCGAACGGCTGTGGCGCGACGCCAAACAGGTGCCGCTGCCCGCCGACCTGAAGCCGTAA
- a CDS encoding 23S rRNA (pseudouridine(1915)-N(3))-methyltransferase RlmH, which translates to MKLRFVWVGKTRRAPIRELVEEYVGRLRHFAPVEIIELRDRPDSDPRQIIEREGEDILARLGDAGFVVALDERGREMDSFKLAELVEKHRATGTKQVTFIIGGHQGLSEAVRRRAGMVLALSRMTLTHELARVLITEQVYRAFTILHDLPYQK; encoded by the coding sequence ATGAAGTTGCGATTCGTATGGGTGGGCAAGACGCGACGGGCGCCGATCAGGGAGCTGGTCGAAGAGTACGTCGGGCGCTTGCGGCACTTCGCGCCGGTCGAGATTATCGAGTTGCGCGACCGCCCCGACAGCGACCCGCGCCAGATCATTGAACGCGAAGGCGAAGACATCCTGGCGCGCCTCGGTGACGCAGGGTTTGTCGTCGCGCTTGACGAGCGCGGGCGCGAGATGGATTCGTTCAAGCTCGCCGAGCTGGTTGAAAAGCATCGCGCCACCGGCACCAAGCAGGTGACCTTCATCATCGGCGGGCATCAGGGGTTATCAGAGGCGGTGCGGCGGCGGGCCGGGATGGTGCTGGCGCTGTCGCGCATGACGCTGACGCATGAATTGGCGCGGGTGTTAATAACCGAGCAGGTCTATCGCGCCTTTACGATCCTCCACGACCTGCCGTATCAGAAGTGA
- a CDS encoding double zinc ribbon domain-containing protein → MRESWRKLTALRYMANAIENGSGHNAMRLISGLKDGLTALAYPAQCRVCGAMIDRYDDGVACNACWADAEITPLFDGALCGKCGHPLAGLGISERACGGLATSLCGMCGELEFTTARACGAYSGALEASILFLKSYPHLCRRLRRLIAQTFVAHQAVLAAEVIIPVPLHPKRQRERGFNQAEIVARVIARHSRLPLATHMLSRSKPTERHRAGLDARDRARSVADAFRVIERRAVINASILLIDDLFTTGGTLSAAARTLMDAGARRVGVLTVARVVAAAPARRAR, encoded by the coding sequence TTGCGCGAGTCCTGGCGCAAGCTAACCGCCTTGCGCTACATGGCAAACGCAATCGAAAACGGCTCTGGTCACAACGCGATGCGCCTAATCAGTGGCCTTAAAGACGGGCTGACGGCGCTCGCATACCCGGCGCAGTGTCGGGTGTGCGGCGCGATGATTGATCGCTACGATGACGGTGTCGCCTGCAATGCGTGCTGGGCCGACGCCGAAATTACACCGCTGTTTGACGGCGCGCTATGCGGCAAGTGCGGGCACCCGCTTGCGGGGCTCGGCATAAGCGAGCGCGCCTGCGGCGGGCTCGCCACGTCGCTATGCGGGATGTGCGGCGAGCTTGAGTTTACGACGGCGCGCGCCTGCGGCGCTTATTCAGGGGCGCTCGAAGCCAGCATCCTTTTCTTGAAGTCTTATCCGCATCTCTGTCGCCGGCTGCGCCGCTTGATCGCTCAGACCTTTGTCGCGCATCAAGCCGTGCTCGCCGCAGAGGTCATCATCCCGGTGCCGCTGCACCCGAAACGTCAGCGCGAGCGCGGCTTCAATCAAGCCGAGATCGTCGCCCGCGTCATCGCCCGCCATAGCCGCCTGCCGCTGGCGACGCATATGCTAAGTCGCAGCAAACCGACCGAGCGCCACCGCGCCGGACTCGACGCCCGCGACCGCGCCCGCTCCGTCGCTGACGCCTTCCGCGTTATCGAGCGGCGCGCTGTCATCAACGCCTCAATTCTTCTCATAGACGATCTCTTCACGACCGGCGGCACGCTATCGGCGGCGGCCCGTACGCTGATGGACGCCGGGGCGCGGCGCGTCGGCGTGCTGACCGTCGCCCGCGTGGTTGCCGCCGCGCCGGCGCGGCGCGCCCGTTGA
- a CDS encoding pitrilysin family protein: protein MPPTSTQSATRPRLDVERLELANGLVVLLSENHATPAVAIKAVVAAGSRYETDEQAGLASLVGEMIDEGTTTRSARQIAETIEAVGGKLGTYGDYQESGVVAMFLSQDLGLGLEITADLLMNATFPEDKVQQQRARRLAQLKSRLDLPRTLASDIFNDIVFSGTPQHRPAVGHEATVKNLTRGDMAAFYHRFYTPNNTLLAIVGDIDKAAVLAQVEAAFGAWPASGALALPAVEKPARQHQAIERFIAVPKEQVNIFIGHGGIERRNPDYYTLLVLDTILGSSPGFTSRIPRILRDEMGLAYTTYSNITSSAGLDPGRFVAYIGTSPDNLQLALAGLRNEIERIVKEPVTSEEVELAADYLTGSFVFHFQKSLQIADFLADAETYGLGFDYLERYPQLIRAVTVEDVWRVARAYIDPEHLTTVVVGPLAET, encoded by the coding sequence TTGCCGCCGACTAGCACACAGTCCGCGACGCGACCGCGCCTCGACGTCGAGCGCCTGGAGCTGGCCAACGGGCTCGTCGTCTTGCTGTCTGAAAATCATGCGACGCCCGCGGTCGCCATCAAGGCGGTCGTCGCCGCCGGCTCGCGCTATGAAACGGACGAGCAGGCGGGCCTGGCATCGCTTGTCGGCGAGATGATCGATGAAGGCACGACGACGCGCAGCGCCCGGCAGATCGCCGAAACCATCGAAGCCGTCGGCGGCAAGCTCGGCACCTATGGCGATTATCAGGAGAGCGGGGTCGTCGCGATGTTTCTGTCACAAGACCTCGGGCTCGGCCTGGAGATCACCGCCGACCTGTTGATGAACGCGACCTTTCCCGAAGACAAGGTGCAACAGCAACGCGCACGGCGGCTGGCACAGCTCAAGAGCCGCCTGGACCTGCCGCGCACGCTGGCTTCCGACATCTTCAACGACATCGTCTTCAGCGGCACGCCGCAGCACCGCCCGGCGGTCGGCCACGAGGCGACGGTCAAGAACCTGACGCGCGGCGACATGGCGGCGTTTTATCACCGCTTCTACACGCCGAACAATACGCTGCTCGCCATCGTCGGCGACATCGATAAAGCCGCGGTGCTGGCCCAGGTCGAAGCCGCCTTCGGCGCGTGGCCGGCGTCGGGGGCGCTGGCCCTGCCCGCGGTCGAAAAGCCCGCGCGCCAGCATCAGGCCATCGAGCGATTCATCGCCGTGCCCAAGGAACAGGTCAACATCTTCATCGGCCACGGCGGCATCGAGCGGCGTAACCCGGATTACTATACGCTGCTGGTGCTGGACACGATCTTAGGGTCAAGCCCCGGCTTCACCTCGCGCATCCCGCGCATCCTGCGCGATGAGATGGGCCTGGCCTATACGACTTACAGCAACATCACGTCGAGCGCCGGCCTTGATCCGGGCCGCTTCGTCGCCTACATCGGCACCTCGCCCGACAACTTGCAACTGGCGCTGGCCGGCCTGCGCAACGAGATCGAGCGCATCGTCAAAGAGCCGGTGACGAGCGAAGAAGTCGAGCTGGCGGCGGATTATCTCACCGGCAGTTTTGTCTTCCACTTTCAAAAGAGCTTGCAGATTGCCGACTTTCTTGCCGACGCCGAAACCTACGGCCTGGGGTTCGATTATCTCGAACGCTATCCGCAACTGATTCGCGCCGTCACGGTTGAAGACGTCTGGCGCGTGGCGCGCGCCTACATCGACCCCGAACACCTGACGACAGTGGTTGTCGGCCCGCTGGCTGAAACGTAA
- a CDS encoding carboxypeptidase regulatory-like domain-containing protein has product MKKLFFSRLVLLSLILMLVAQAVPAQVTTSGRLSGVVTDAQGALIPKAQIVAVNDQTRGEYKTVANDEGSWNLPSLSIGTYTVTVTAPGFKTTVNKGVKVEVGQVASLNTVLETGGATEQVVVTAAGEVLHTESATVATTLSGRQIGELPFSTRDALTLVTTLPGVLTPDKPRTSSINGLPKGSVNLTLDGANIQDNFLRSSDGFFTSIQAKSDAVQEVTVTTATPGAESAGEGAVQVRFVTKSGSPEYHGGTFWQYRSKTFNSNYYFNNIDGLPRDAFVLRQYGGNIGGPILIPGLLKNREKAFFFVNYEYFDLPNAYGSLLVNSNILVLTDDARNGIFTYADPAGAVHKVNLYQIAGSKGFTSTPDPTIAKAFDLINGYVHTAGALTSRVPLGDYNRLDYQFQDPGLNKRWFPTARFDWNITAKHHAEFIHNYQHYFSLPDGVNGQINVYPGSGIVVGHPGQTGSVHRNTFSFVAAERWTINERLVNELRATSSGNGTSLFFQEFDPRLYDFWGGYAVASGTSFGGALGGAFYNRRSQSRRNTPVKGLSDNLTMLQGTHTLNLGVAFTRVAAFNQGVDTQVIPRINLGLASGDPVNTGSTSIFTTANFPGSTSAQRTLAGTLYAVLTGRVSSINRSASFDGQSFDFKPLNEYSHQQEYAIYAQDSWKLRPNLTLNYGLRWEIDPSPLNDNHVYTRVGIEGIFGVSGDGNLFKPGVFTGKPTAFRLLEPQEKAFVTRHKDFAPSVGVAWSPESRSGLLGKLFGQNGRTVLRGGYSIAYTREGFNAYEAMFGSNDGPKITLDVSPSISPDIFTAGGVLFRNGNFPIRQPPADTSRFPLIPGAFSGTSANDFDPGLRPGYTQSWTFGLQRELDKATAVEVRYVGTHGTHLWRQMDYNEVNIFENGFLDQFKAAQNNLAIFAKANPGCVILEKGPLKSYVSGTCNYGNTGLPGQVNVPLITTAIGSSTDQTTTIRLLQGQAGNLANDIASTASRMTNLMNASLIPFTTLANGQRVSNFFIVNPQTTAGAFVMTNGINTTFNALQIELRRRLSAGLLVQASYQYAKALSNSYSSSATVFSNPRTLRDQGLDKAASPWDIRHSFKVDWIYELPVGPGKPFLATNNPVLGRLLEGWQFGGVATVQSGPSTLLQSGRYTYDQSVAGNTPDAGLVLHNISLKQLQDMVKIRKTTNPVTGRGVVYWLPQALIDNTLAAFELGGKTLKDLDPNAPYLGPPTTPGELGDRLILYGPMTARFDLNIVKRIHVTEKTSFEGRVQFLNAFNRPNFFIGDLGSTNDPRHIVSVNSDQFGQTRAAYRDPTVSGTNDPGGRLIEFQLRFKF; this is encoded by the coding sequence ATGAAGAAGCTGTTTTTCAGCCGACTGGTGTTGCTGTCATTGATTCTGATGCTCGTGGCGCAAGCCGTTCCGGCGCAGGTCACGACTTCGGGACGATTGTCAGGCGTAGTCACCGACGCACAGGGCGCGCTCATTCCGAAAGCCCAGATCGTCGCCGTCAATGACCAGACCAGAGGCGAGTACAAGACTGTCGCCAACGACGAGGGGAGTTGGAATCTTCCTTCCCTATCCATTGGAACCTACACCGTCACCGTCACGGCTCCGGGGTTCAAGACCACGGTCAACAAAGGGGTAAAAGTTGAGGTCGGGCAGGTGGCCTCGCTCAACACCGTGCTTGAAACCGGCGGCGCTACCGAGCAGGTCGTCGTCACCGCCGCCGGCGAGGTGCTGCACACCGAAAGCGCGACGGTCGCCACGACCCTGAGCGGTCGGCAGATCGGCGAGCTGCCGTTCTCGACTCGTGACGCGCTGACGCTGGTCACGACGCTGCCCGGCGTGTTGACGCCCGACAAGCCGCGCACTTCTTCGATCAACGGCTTGCCCAAGGGCTCGGTCAACCTGACGCTCGACGGCGCCAACATTCAAGACAACTTCTTGAGAAGCTCGGACGGCTTCTTCACCAGCATCCAGGCCAAGTCGGACGCCGTGCAAGAAGTCACCGTGACGACGGCGACGCCGGGCGCAGAGAGCGCCGGCGAAGGCGCCGTGCAAGTCCGCTTTGTCACCAAGAGCGGCTCGCCCGAATATCACGGCGGCACGTTCTGGCAGTACCGCTCCAAGACGTTCAATTCCAACTACTACTTCAACAACATTGACGGGCTGCCGCGCGACGCCTTTGTGCTGCGCCAGTACGGCGGCAACATCGGCGGGCCGATCCTGATTCCGGGGTTGTTGAAGAACCGCGAGAAGGCGTTCTTCTTCGTCAACTACGAGTATTTCGATCTGCCGAACGCCTACGGCTCACTGCTGGTCAACAGCAACATCCTGGTGCTGACCGACGACGCGCGCAACGGCATCTTCACCTATGCCGATCCGGCCGGCGCGGTTCACAAGGTTAACCTCTATCAGATCGCCGGCTCGAAGGGCTTCACCAGCACGCCCGACCCGACAATCGCCAAAGCCTTCGACCTGATTAATGGCTATGTGCATACCGCCGGCGCGCTCACCAGCCGCGTCCCTCTAGGGGACTACAACCGGCTCGATTACCAGTTCCAGGACCCCGGCCTGAACAAGCGATGGTTCCCGACCGCGCGCTTTGACTGGAACATCACGGCCAAGCACCACGCCGAATTCATTCACAACTACCAACACTACTTCTCGCTGCCCGATGGCGTGAACGGCCAGATCAACGTCTATCCCGGCAGCGGCATCGTCGTTGGTCACCCGGGGCAGACCGGCTCGGTCCACCGCAACACCTTCTCGTTCGTCGCCGCCGAGCGCTGGACGATCAACGAGCGGCTGGTCAACGAGCTCCGCGCCACTTCGTCTGGCAACGGCACCAGCCTCTTCTTCCAGGAGTTCGACCCGCGCCTGTATGACTTCTGGGGCGGCTACGCGGTGGCGAGCGGCACGTCGTTTGGCGGCGCGCTCGGCGGCGCGTTCTACAACCGCCGTTCGCAGTCGCGGCGCAACACGCCGGTCAAAGGCTTGAGCGACAACCTGACGATGCTGCAAGGCACGCACACGCTCAACCTGGGAGTCGCCTTCACGCGCGTCGCCGCCTTCAACCAGGGCGTCGACACGCAGGTCATCCCGCGCATCAACCTCGGCCTGGCGTCGGGCGACCCGGTCAATACGGGCTCGACCTCGATCTTCACGACGGCCAACTTCCCCGGCTCGACCTCGGCGCAGCGGACGCTGGCCGGCACGCTCTACGCCGTGCTGACCGGGCGCGTCAGCTCGATCAATCGCTCGGCCTCGTTCGACGGCCAGAGCTTTGATTTCAAACCGCTCAACGAGTACAGCCACCAGCAAGAGTACGCGATCTATGCGCAGGATTCGTGGAAGCTGAGGCCGAACCTGACGCTGAACTATGGCCTGCGCTGGGAGATCGATCCGTCGCCGCTCAACGACAATCACGTCTATACGCGGGTCGGCATCGAAGGCATCTTCGGCGTTTCCGGCGACGGCAACCTCTTTAAGCCGGGCGTCTTCACCGGCAAGCCGACCGCCTTCCGCTTGCTTGAGCCGCAAGAGAAGGCCTTCGTCACTCGCCACAAGGACTTCGCGCCATCGGTCGGCGTGGCCTGGAGTCCTGAGTCGAGAAGCGGGCTGCTCGGCAAGCTCTTCGGCCAGAACGGCAGAACCGTCTTGCGCGGCGGCTATTCAATCGCCTACACGCGCGAAGGCTTCAACGCCTACGAGGCGATGTTCGGCTCCAACGACGGGCCGAAGATCACGCTCGACGTCAGCCCGTCGATCTCGCCCGACATCTTCACCGCGGGCGGCGTGCTCTTCCGCAACGGCAACTTCCCGATCCGCCAGCCGCCCGCCGACACCAGCCGCTTCCCGCTGATACCGGGTGCCTTCAGCGGCACCAGCGCCAACGACTTCGACCCCGGCCTCAGGCCCGGCTACACGCAGTCGTGGACGTTCGGCCTCCAGCGCGAGCTGGACAAAGCGACGGCGGTCGAGGTGCGCTACGTCGGCACGCACGGCACGCACCTGTGGCGGCAGATGGACTACAACGAGGTCAACATTTTCGAGAATGGTTTCCTCGACCAGTTCAAGGCCGCGCAGAACAACCTGGCGATTTTCGCCAAGGCGAACCCGGGCTGTGTGATTCTCGAAAAAGGCCCGCTGAAGAGCTACGTTTCCGGCACCTGCAACTATGGCAACACGGGGCTGCCGGGCCAGGTCAACGTGCCGCTGATCACGACCGCCATCGGCTCGTCAACCGACCAGACGACGACGATCCGCTTGCTCCAGGGGCAGGCCGGCAACCTGGCCAACGACATTGCCTCGACGGCGTCGCGCATGACCAACCTGATGAACGCCTCGTTGATTCCCTTCACGACGTTGGCGAACGGCCAGCGGGTGTCGAACTTCTTCATCGTCAACCCGCAGACGACCGCCGGCGCTTTCGTGATGACCAACGGCATCAACACGACCTTCAACGCGCTGCAAATCGAGCTGCGGCGGCGGCTGTCCGCCGGCCTGCTGGTGCAAGCCAGCTATCAGTACGCCAAAGCGCTGTCGAATTCCTACAGCAGCTCTGCGACCGTCTTCAGCAATCCGCGAACGCTGCGCGACCAGGGGCTAGACAAAGCCGCCTCGCCGTGGGACATTCGTCACTCGTTCAAGGTTGACTGGATTTACGAATTGCCGGTCGGGCCGGGCAAGCCCTTCCTGGCGACCAACAACCCTGTCCTCGGTCGCCTGCTCGAAGGCTGGCAGTTCGGCGGCGTCGCCACCGTGCAGTCCGGGCCTTCGACGCTGCTGCAAAGCGGTCGCTACACCTATGACCAGAGCGTTGCCGGCAACACGCCTGACGCCGGCCTCGTGCTGCACAATATTTCGCTCAAACAGCTACAGGACATGGTCAAGATTCGCAAGACGACCAACCCTGTGACTGGCCGCGGAGTGGTCTACTGGCTGCCGCAAGCGCTGATCGACAACACGCTGGCGGCGTTCGAGCTCGGCGGCAAGACGCTGAAAGACCTCGACCCGAACGCGCCCTACCTCGGGCCGCCGACGACGCCCGGCGAGCTCGGCGACCGCCTCATCCTTTACGGGCCGATGACGGCGCGCTTTGACCTCAACATCGTCAAGCGCATCCACGTCACCGAGAAGACGAGCTTCGAAGGCCGCGTGCAGTTCCTCAACGCCTTCAACCGCCCGAACTTCTTCATCGGCGACCTCGGCAGCACCAATGACCCGCGGCACATCGTCTCGGTCAACTCTGACCAGTTCGGCCAGACGCGCGCCGCTTACCGCGATCCGACGGTGTCGGGAACGAACGATCCCGGCGGACGCCTGATCGAGTTCCAGTTGCGATTCAAATTCTGA
- a CDS encoding TraR/DksA family transcriptional regulator, with amino-acid sequence MDKKRLKQYEAKLLERRNQLLNMVERTEDYGREADREVSQDPADKASNSYTKELLFSQSTNERNTLRLIEEALNRIADGGYGECVNCGEEIQPKRLDAIPWTPHCIRCQELVEQGLLTEKD; translated from the coding sequence ATGGATAAGAAGAGACTGAAACAGTACGAGGCCAAGCTGCTTGAGCGCCGCAACCAGTTGCTTAACATGGTCGAGCGCACAGAGGACTATGGCCGCGAGGCGGATCGCGAAGTCAGCCAGGACCCCGCCGATAAGGCGTCGAACTCATACACCAAGGAGCTGCTCTTCTCACAGAGCACGAACGAACGTAACACCCTGCGGCTGATCGAAGAAGCCCTTAACCGCATCGCCGACGGCGGCTACGGCGAGTGCGTCAATTGCGGCGAAGAGATTCAACCCAAGCGACTCGACGCCATCCCCTGGACGCCGCACTGCATTCGCTGCCAGGAACTGGTCGAGCAGGGGCTCTTGACCGAAAAAGACTAA
- a CDS encoding pitrilysin family protein, with the protein MTSLITPPDQAAPTATPDESFLTRGVQKMTLANGLTVITKEQHDKPVVATIIWYRVGSRNEELGQTGKSHFLEHMLFKGTEKYAKGEIDLLTLKNGGANNAFTWLDFTAYFFTFAADRWQTALEIEADRMRNTSFAEEEFASEKQVVEEELRIGLDGPWEVLENEVWATAFRQHPYHWPTVGWLDDLEAATGADMKAYYDKWYHPRNATLVIVGDFNSEAARARIEELFAAIPAGPEAQALRIHEPPQRGEKRVVVKKATPVERLLIAYHAPPVAHSDAYVMQVVEAMLSTGRSSRLYQRLVEGDQSVTSASANFHDHIDPALFYFKAELKPGFALSDVEGAIYDELDRLKREPAAEAELEKARRQIEADLVMSHEEPLQQAMLLGQYETIASDERIPEDERGYRYLDTLIARIRAVTAEDVMRVASHYFTADNRTVGYMVDPAKEQAIAAD; encoded by the coding sequence ATGACTTCATTGATCACACCGCCTGACCAGGCCGCCCCGACAGCAACCCCGGACGAATCGTTTCTGACCCGCGGCGTGCAGAAGATGACCCTCGCGAACGGTCTCACGGTCATCACCAAAGAGCAGCACGACAAGCCTGTGGTCGCGACGATCATCTGGTATCGCGTCGGCTCGCGCAACGAAGAGCTGGGACAGACCGGCAAGTCGCATTTTCTTGAGCACATGCTTTTCAAAGGCACGGAGAAGTACGCCAAGGGCGAGATCGATCTGCTGACGCTCAAGAACGGCGGCGCCAACAATGCCTTCACCTGGCTCGACTTCACCGCTTATTTCTTCACCTTTGCCGCCGACCGCTGGCAGACGGCGCTGGAAATCGAAGCCGACCGCATGCGCAACACCAGCTTTGCCGAAGAAGAGTTCGCCTCCGAAAAACAGGTAGTCGAAGAAGAATTGCGCATCGGCCTGGACGGGCCCTGGGAGGTGCTGGAAAACGAAGTCTGGGCCACAGCCTTCCGCCAGCATCCTTACCACTGGCCGACGGTCGGCTGGCTCGATGACCTGGAAGCGGCCACAGGAGCCGACATGAAGGCGTATTACGACAAGTGGTATCATCCGCGTAACGCCACGCTGGTCATCGTCGGCGACTTCAACAGCGAAGCCGCGCGGGCGCGCATCGAAGAGTTGTTCGCGGCGATCCCCGCCGGGCCTGAGGCGCAAGCGCTGCGCATTCACGAGCCGCCGCAGCGCGGCGAGAAGCGCGTCGTCGTCAAGAAAGCGACGCCCGTCGAGCGCCTGCTTATCGCTTACCACGCGCCGCCGGTCGCTCACTCAGACGCTTACGTCATGCAAGTCGTCGAAGCGATGCTATCAACCGGCAGGTCGTCGCGGCTTTATCAGCGGCTGGTCGAAGGTGATCAATCGGTGACTTCGGCGAGCGCCAACTTTCACGATCACATTGACCCCGCGCTCTTTTATTTCAAGGCCGAGCTGAAGCCCGGCTTCGCGCTCAGTGATGTCGAAGGCGCGATCTATGACGAGCTGGATCGGCTCAAACGTGAGCCCGCCGCTGAAGCCGAGCTAGAGAAAGCGCGGCGGCAGATCGAGGCCGATCTCGTCATGAGCCACGAAGAGCCCTTGCAACAGGCCATGCTGTTGGGCCAGTACGAGACCATCGCCAGCGACGAGCGCATCCCGGAAGACGAGCGCGGCTATCGTTACCTGGACACGCTGATTGCGCGTATCCGCGCCGTCACCGCCGAAGACGTGATGCGCGTCGCCAGCCACTATTTCACCGCAGACAACCGCACGGTCGGCTACATGGTTGATCCGGCAAAGGAGCAAGCGATTGCCGCCGACTAG
- a CDS encoding sigma-54 dependent transcriptional regulator, with protein sequence MKLVTLSLTMQKVAELVERVAVADANVLVLGESGVGKDAVARLIHDKSGRHDRPYIKIDCAALPEELLESELFGYERGAFTGATESKPGRFEAADGGTLVLDEIASLSSSSQAKLLRVIEERQFERLGGKQSIRIDVRIVALANVDMKAAVRAHTFRSDLYYRLAVVTIELPRLIDRIEDMPQLAEHFVREFAARGGRAGMHLAPTTLALLESYDFPGNVRELRNIIELAVLRADREVIEPEQLPDYLRSAARLMQSRTHKPSLAELEAVYIGEVLEHTRGNKTRAAEILGISRKNLYEKMRRYNIGKMKANHAGGS encoded by the coding sequence ATGAAGCTGGTCACATTATCACTGACGATGCAGAAGGTCGCCGAGCTGGTCGAGCGCGTCGCCGTCGCTGACGCCAATGTCCTGGTGCTCGGCGAATCAGGCGTCGGCAAAGATGCGGTCGCCCGCCTGATCCATGACAAGAGCGGACGCCACGACCGCCCTTACATCAAGATCGATTGCGCGGCGCTGCCCGAAGAACTGCTCGAATCCGAGCTGTTCGGCTACGAGCGCGGCGCATTTACCGGCGCGACCGAATCCAAGCCCGGTCGCTTTGAGGCCGCCGACGGCGGCACGCTCGTCCTCGACGAGATCGCCAGCCTCAGCTCGTCATCCCAGGCGAAGCTGCTGCGCGTCATCGAAGAGCGCCAGTTCGAGCGCCTCGGCGGCAAGCAGAGCATCCGCATTGACGTGCGCATCGTGGCGCTCGCCAACGTCGATATGAAAGCCGCCGTGCGCGCTCATACTTTCCGCAGTGACCTCTATTATCGGCTGGCCGTCGTCACCATCGAGCTGCCGCGCCTGATTGACCGCATCGAAGACATGCCGCAACTGGCCGAGCATTTCGTCCGCGAGTTTGCGGCGCGCGGCGGGCGCGCCGGCATGCATCTGGCGCCGACGACCCTGGCCCTTTTAGAAAGCTACGATTTCCCAGGCAATGTTCGCGAGCTGCGTAACATCATAGAACTTGCGGTGCTCAGGGCCGACCGCGAAGTGATCGAGCCCGAACAATTGCCGGATTACTTGCGCTCGGCAGCGCGACTGATGCAGTCGCGGACGCACAAGCCGTCGCTGGCCGAGCTGGAAGCGGTTTACATCGGCGAAGTGTTAGAGCATACGCGCGGCAACAAGACGCGCGCCGCCGAGATTCTCGGCATCAGCCGTAAGAATCTCTACGAGAAAATGCGGCGCTACAACATCGGCAAGATGAAGGCGAATCACGCCGGGGGATCGTGA